In a single window of the Tigriopus californicus strain San Diego chromosome 2, Tcal_SD_v2.1, whole genome shotgun sequence genome:
- the LOC131893423 gene encoding vinculin-like isoform X5: MPVFHTKTIESILEPVAQQVSRLVIIHEEGEAGHEMPDLERPVFAVSKAVTNLVKVGREMSTSTDDLILKQDMPQALNKVDEAARLLVEAAKLSKIDPLSKPARMKLIEGSRWILQGTSNVLLVFDESEVRKIVQDCKKTLDYLSVAEVVENMEDLVQFVRDLSPILSRVTVEVCKRTEDLTHQIHREVLNRCVEQVKTLAPILICSMKIFIQILSQDGKGVEEAAENRNYLCGRMSEELNEIIRVLQLTTYDEDEWDSDNLTVMKKVQNAIESSMQNAHDWLKDPKSLHGGVGEKSVRRILEQALKVAERSLPLDSEHMKKLVGDIQCMTDSLCELRQKGEGTTPQAETLAANIESRLHELVATVQQAINRVEKSGIQQPAPTVSGRLEQARRWLEQPAVNDRGLGQQAIALVVEEGLKIADVLPAGHRDEVGGLCRRIQTDAYSLTMLCQSEQGESPRAVELARSIAGNLNRLKDVIRNALVDRVVNDFLDAGTPLKQFTECVLSPHPAEETRDRIFEDKAIRLTTFSERAIQTAKMVAVGTNSGNKKVAEALLAYAAQVDSLAPQLVNAGRIRMTYPENKAADEHFENLRHQYAEAVHRVRGLCDEATDSLAFIEQSLEAMEDRTAKCEDAVRSGQALKMVENTSALARMTNRVIQVAKQEAENSEDPRYISELHISAEQLQARIAPMVQSAKSLAMHMNDDALINEWRSNNRKLLDSVEGVKSAVAQYPADSLPPPLPPYPKIGDLSLSDTQSKRSATMPVANGSARNHRPSYQRSHGQEDKKVFTDSELSEIFQIDFGEIFGSPDITVPDSNYRGINLPSKNHRGTDSYRRTQKQLESKKASQISSSSTSSSFSYSNAALPPPSQFANGGHKLAKSASSGQIKVPVLPSLSDPVQFGKPPPARPREPQPSHDQIDADALIDELMREAENDPGLRKMSGLDKPKPPAQAPIPDKYAFVARPYRTAQDMIIRDHDSTTNHDPHQFNRISRSSDKHRSSHNHRSATQRDQRISEPSDSWSRSKSADSRPSAPYSGLARKDPKLSNFKRTSSSDNFTEGIMHEVVTDQDNHSVKDLVAMIEKNTTSESVNPYIRKWGCDLISPEPHTKTKTYRRERRQMPDYEAKGMYNWTLDSSYRSGGMNGEHKNAKDWGGSLHESSKHHDKQSLFDNDFRLSAHVADMDDLLGKSGQVNDGYASEGERSVHWPPEDQLSTSDKRSASKKASQHLSASNGHASSQPPPKATSAMDEQIASIQCDFEAELDNMLLDTQKTTPSNYPHHGNGVILKNNLRNDIASRKNQQYQHSHSSSRINKKMNASLQKSSARKTASSNKRDYLSSSHAGMPPLAPVSDEDGSYQALSVVFQDIKKDSGSAPPPRPPPPSSNHGHSFLQDHSGYAETTDDESEDLFLHAPTPSQGPIMMAAHDLHQEVKQWSSKDNDIIAAAKKMALLMAKLSQLVNEDTGSKRDLIACAKATADASEEVTRIAKELAKECTDKRMRTSLLQVCERIPTIATQLKILSTVKATMLGAQGVSRIGTEEDQEATEMLVGNAQNLMQSVKQTVTAAEAASIKIRTDAGIKLRWVRKQPWYQY; encoded by the exons GTCGGAAGAGAGATGTCCACATCCACGGACGATCTCATCCTCAAACAAGACATGCCCCAAGCCTTGAACAAAGTGGATGAAGCGGCCAGGCTATTGGTGGAAGCCGCAAAACTCAGCAAAATTGACCCGCTCTCCAAACCGGCTCGGATGAAGCTCATCGAAGGATCCAGATGGATCCTCCAAGGCACTTCCAATGTCTTATTAGTGTTTGACGAGTCCGAAGTTCGAAAGATTGTGCAAGATTGCAAAAAGACACTGGACTATCTCTCTGTGGCCGAAGTCGTTGAAAACATGGAGGATCTGGTTCAGTTCGTCCGGGATCTTTCGCCCATTCTGAGTCGA GTCACAGTCGAGGTGTGCAAACGAACCGAGGACCTGACTCATCAAATCCATCGGGAAGTGTTGAATCGTTGCGTGGAGCAAGTCAAAACCTTGGCCCCCATCTTGATTTGTTCCATGAAGATTTTCATCCAGATCTTAAGTCAGGACGGGAAAGGGGTGGAAGAAGCGGCCGAGAATCGCAACTATCTCTGCGGAAGAATGTCCGAAGAGCTCAACGAGATCATTCGAGTTCTTCAATTGACCACGTATGATGAGGATGAATGGGACTCGGACAACTTGACTGTAATGAAGAAGGTGCAAAACGCCATCGAAAGTTCAATGCAAAACGCCCACGACTGGCTCAAG GATCCTAAATCCCTTCATGGCGGGGTCGGAGAAAAATCCGTTCGACGGATCCTGGAGCAGGCCCTGAAAGTGGCGGAGCGGTCTTTGCCCTTAGACTCTGAGCACATGAAGAAGCTTGTAGGCGACATCCAGTGCATGACCGACAGCTTGTGTGAATTGCGGCAGAAAGGAGAGGGAACCACCCCTCAAGCCGAAACGCTGGCCGCAAATATCGAGTCAAGACTGCACGAGCTGGTGGCCACCGTCCAACAGGCCATTAACAG AGTGGAGAAATCGGGCATTCAACAACCGGCGCCAACGGTGTCAGGTCGTTTGGAACAAGCCCGAAGATGGTTGGAACAACCAGCAGTTAATGACCGAGGCCTCGGACAACAAGCTATAGCCTTGGTAGTTGAAGAAGGGTTGAAG ATTGCGGACGTCCTTCCCGCTGGTCACAGAGACGAAGTGGGCGGCCTTTGTCGACGGATTCAAACCGATGCCTACAGTCTGACCATGCTGTGCCAATCTGAGCAGGGCGAGTCTCCACGTGCCGTTGAGTTAGCACGAAGTATCGCAGGCAATTTGAATCGGCTCAAGGATGTCATCCGCAATGCTCTCGTCGATCGAGTGGTGAATGACTTCTTGGATGCGGGCACCCCATTGAAGCAATTCACGGAATGCGTTTTATCGCCTCATCCGGCAGAAGAGACCCGCGATAGGATTTTTGAGGACAAAGCCATTCGATTAACGACCTTCTCCGAGAGAGCCATTCAAACGGCGAAAATGGTGGCCGTGGGAACAAATTCGGGCAATAAGAAAGTGGCCGAGGCTTTGCTGGCTTATGCTGCACAA GTTGATAGTCTGGCCCCTCAATTGGTGAATGCGGGTCGGATCCGAATGACTTACCCGGAGAACAAGGCGGCTGATGAGCACTTTGAGAATTTGAGACATCAATATGCTGAGGCTGTTCATAGGGTCCGTGGACTTTGTGACGAAGCCACTGACTCGTTGGCCTTCATCGAGCAGTCCTTGGAAGCCATGGAGGATCGGACAGCTAAATGTGAGGATGCCGTTCGGTCAGGTCAAGCCTTGAAAATGGTTGAGAACACGTCAGCTTTGGCACGCATGACCAATCGAGTTATACAGGTAGCCAAACAGGAGGCGGAAAACTCCGAGGATCCCCGGTACATTTCTGAATTGCACATTTCAGCCGAGCAACTCCAAGCAC GAATTGCACCCATGGTCCAGTCCGCGAAATCTCTGGCCATGCACATGAATGACGATGCTCTGATCAATGAATGGAGGTCCAACAACCGCAAG CTATTAGATTCTGTGGAAGGTGTAAAAAGTGCTGTGGCGCAATATCCGGCCGATTCACTGCCACCTCCTCTGCCTCCCTATCCGAAGATAGGGGATCTATCGTTATCAG ATACCCAGTCCAAGAGGAGTGCCACGATGCCCGTGGCTAACGGATCCGCCCGCAATCACCGTCCTTCATATCAGAGGTCTCATGGCCAGGAAGACAAGAAAGTGTTCACGGACTCTGAACTGAGCGAGATTTTTCAAATCGATTTCGGCGAAATCTTCGGCTCACCTGATATCACCGTCCCAGACTCGAACTATCGGGGAATCAACTTGCCATCCAAGAATCATAGAG GCACGGATTCGTATCGGAGGACCCAAAAACAGTTGGAGAGCAAGAAGGCTTCTCAGATTTCCTCGTCTTCCACTTCGTCTTCCTTTTCATATTCAAACGCAGCCCTCCCTCCCCCATCCCAATTCGCAAATGGAGGTCACAAACTGGCAAAAAGTGCTTCCAGCGGTCAAATCAAGGTCCCGGTTTTGCCTTCACTCTCGGACCCGGTTCAATTTGGCAAGCCTCCACCTGCTCGGCCTCGCGAGCCTCAACCAAGTCATGATCAAATTGATGCCGATGCGTTGATCGACGAGCTCATGAGAGAGGCGGAGAACGATCCCGGATTAAGGAAAATGAGTGGTCTGGATAAACCGAAACCTCCTGCCCAAGCGCCTATACCCGATAAATACGCCTTTGTGGCCCGCCCATATCGAACGGCCCAAGATATGATCATTCGGGACCACGATTCTACTACCAACCATGACCCTCATCAATTCAACCGCATCTCAAGGTCGTCCGACAAACACCGGTCAAGTCATAATCACAGAAGTGCGACTCAGCGGGATCAACGGATTTCTGAACCTTCGGACTCGTGGAGTCGATCCAAGAGTGCCGATTCTCGCCCTTCTGCCCCTTACTCGGGATTAGCGCGGAAAGATCCAAAATTGTCCAACTTCAAGCGAACGTCGTCCTCTGATAACTTCACTGAGGGTATCATGCATGAGGTGGTAACGGATCAAGACAATCACTCTGTCAAGGATCTCGTGgccatgattgaaaaaaacaccactTCGGAAAGCGTGAATCCTTACATTCGAAAGTGGGGATGTGACCTCATCAGTCCTGAGCCGCACACTAAAACGAAAACTTACCGTCGTGAACGCAGACAAATGCCCGATTATGAGGCTAAAGGCATGTATAATTGGACCTTGGACTCGTCCTATCGATCTGGTGGAATGAACGGCGAACACAAAAACGCAAAGGATTGGGGTGGGTCCTTACACGAGTCCTCTAAACATCACGACAAGCAGTCTCTCTTCGACAATGATTTCCGTTTGAGCGCCCATGTGGCAGATATGGATGACTTGTTGGGCAAGTCTGGTCAAGTCAATGACGGCTATGCAAGTGAGGGCGAGAGATCAGTCCATTGGCCTCCTGAAGATCAACTTAGTACCTCAGACAAACGATCAGCCTCCAAGAAAGCTAGCCAACACTTGTCGGCGTCCAATGGCCACGCCTCCTCCCAACCTCCACCCAAAGCTACGAGTGCCATGGACGAACAAATTGCCTCAATCCAATGCGACTTTGAAGCTGAATTGGACAACATGCTATTGGACACTCAAAAGACTACCCCCTCAAACTACCCACACCATGGAAATGgagtaattttgaaaaacaacctCCGAAACGATATCGCTAGCCGCAAGAACCAGCAATACCAACACTCGCACTCCTCTAGTCggataaacaaaaaaatgaacgcGTCGCTACAAA AATCATCGGCTCGAAAAACCGCGAGTAGTAACAAACGGGATTACTTGTCATCCTCGCACGCTGGAATGCCACCTTTGGCACCCGTCTCAGATGAGGACGGCTCATATCAAGCTCTATCTGTCGTATTTCAGGATATCAAGAAAG ACTCCGGTTCAGCCCCACCGCCTCGCCCTCCGCCTCCTTCAAGCAACCATGGTCATTCCTTCCTGCAAGATCACTCAGGCTATGCCGAGACGACTGATGACGAATCCGAGGATTTGTTCCTGCACGCACCCACGCCCAGTCAAGGACCCATCATG ATGGCGGCGCATGATCTCCATCAAGAGGTGAAACAATGGTCCAGTAAGGACAATGACATCATTGCAGCGGCCAAGAAGATGGCCTTGCTAATGGCCAAGCTATCGCAATTGGTCAATGAAGACACCGGTTCTAAACGGGATCTAATCGCTTGCGCTAAGGCCACAGCTGACGCGTCCGAAGAGGTGACCAGAATCGCCAAAGAGTTGGCCAAAGAATGCACAGACAAGCGCATGCGAACG AGCTTGCTGCAAGTTTGTGAGCGAATCCCAACGATTGCCACGCAATTGAAGATCCTTTCTACGGTCAAGGCTACAATGTTGGGAGCACAAG GAGTCTCTCGTATTG GGACTGAAGAGGACCAAGAAGCTACTGAAATGTTAGTGGGCAATGCGCAAAACCTCATGCAATCCGTGAAACAAACCGTGACCGCTGCTGAAGCGGCTTCCATTAAGATTCGCACGGATGCGGGCATCAAACTGAGATGGGTGCGGAAGCAGCCGTGGTATCAGTACTAA
- the LOC131893423 gene encoding vinculin-like isoform X1 — MEISQSDPLSHEMRGNQTDLDLVDVFGFLIGAVSRLVIIHEEGEAGHEMPDLERPVFAVSKAVTNLVKTGRELLRLESERVGREMSTSTDDLILKQDMPQALNKVDEAARLLVEAAKLSKIDPLSKPARMKLIEGSRWILQGTSNVLLVFDESEVRKIVQDCKKTLDYLSVAEVVENMEDLVQFVRDLSPILSRVTVEVCKRTEDLTHQIHREVLNRCVEQVKTLAPILICSMKIFIQILSQDGKGVEEAAENRNYLCGRMSEELNEIIRVLQLTTYDEDEWDSDNLTVMKKVQNAIESSMQNAHDWLKDPKSLHGGVGEKSVRRILEQALKVAERSLPLDSEHMKKLVGDIQCMTDSLCELRQKGEGTTPQAETLAANIESRLHELVATVQQAINRVEKSGIQQPAPTVSGRLEQARRWLEQPAVNDRGLGQQAIALVVEEGLKIADVLPAGHRDEVGGLCRRIQTDAYSLTMLCQSEQGESPRAVELARSIAGNLNRLKDVIRNALVDRVVNDFLDAGTPLKQFTECVLSPHPAEETRDRIFEDKAIRLTTFSERAIQTAKMVAVGTNSGNKKVAEALLAYAAQVDSLAPQLVNAGRIRMTYPENKAADEHFENLRHQYAEAVHRVRGLCDEATDSLAFIEQSLEAMEDRTAKCEDAVRSGQALKMVENTSALARMTNRVIQVAKQEAENSEDPRYISELHISAEQLQARIAPMVQSAKSLAMHMNDDALINEWRSNNRKLLDSVEGVKSAVAQYPADSLPPPLPPYPKIGDLSLSDTQSKRSATMPVANGSARNHRPSYQRSHGQEDKKVFTDSELSEIFQIDFGEIFGSPDITVPDSNYRGINLPSKNHRGTDSYRRTQKQLESKKASQISSSSTSSSFSYSNAALPPPSQFANGGHKLAKSASSGQIKVPVLPSLSDPVQFGKPPPARPREPQPSHDQIDADALIDELMREAENDPGLRKMSGLDKPKPPAQAPIPDKYAFVARPYRTAQDMIIRDHDSTTNHDPHQFNRISRSSDKHRSSHNHRSATQRDQRISEPSDSWSRSKSADSRPSAPYSGLARKDPKLSNFKRTSSSDNFTEGIMHEVVTDQDNHSVKDLVAMIEKNTTSESVNPYIRKWGCDLISPEPHTKTKTYRRERRQMPDYEAKGMYNWTLDSSYRSGGMNGEHKNAKDWGGSLHESSKHHDKQSLFDNDFRLSAHVADMDDLLGKSGQVNDGYASEGERSVHWPPEDQLSTSDKRSASKKASQHLSASNGHASSQPPPKATSAMDEQIASIQCDFEAELDNMLLDTQKTTPSNYPHHGNGVILKNNLRNDIASRKNQQYQHSHSSSRINKKMNASLQKSSARKTASSNKRDYLSSSHAGMPPLAPVSDEDGSYQALSVVFQDIKKDSGSAPPPRPPPPSSNHGHSFLQDHSGYAETTDDESEDLFLHAPTPSQGPIMMAAHDLHQEVKQWSSKDNDIIAAAKKMALLMAKLSQLVNEDTGSKRDLIACAKATADASEEVTRIAKELAKECTDKRMRTSLLQVCERIPTIATQLKILSTVKATMLGAQGVSRIGTEEDQEATEMLVGNAQNLMQSVKQTVTAAEAASIKIRTDAGIKLRWVRKQPWYQY; from the exons ACCGGTAGGGAACTGCTCAGACTTGAGTCTGAACGA GTCGGAAGAGAGATGTCCACATCCACGGACGATCTCATCCTCAAACAAGACATGCCCCAAGCCTTGAACAAAGTGGATGAAGCGGCCAGGCTATTGGTGGAAGCCGCAAAACTCAGCAAAATTGACCCGCTCTCCAAACCGGCTCGGATGAAGCTCATCGAAGGATCCAGATGGATCCTCCAAGGCACTTCCAATGTCTTATTAGTGTTTGACGAGTCCGAAGTTCGAAAGATTGTGCAAGATTGCAAAAAGACACTGGACTATCTCTCTGTGGCCGAAGTCGTTGAAAACATGGAGGATCTGGTTCAGTTCGTCCGGGATCTTTCGCCCATTCTGAGTCGA GTCACAGTCGAGGTGTGCAAACGAACCGAGGACCTGACTCATCAAATCCATCGGGAAGTGTTGAATCGTTGCGTGGAGCAAGTCAAAACCTTGGCCCCCATCTTGATTTGTTCCATGAAGATTTTCATCCAGATCTTAAGTCAGGACGGGAAAGGGGTGGAAGAAGCGGCCGAGAATCGCAACTATCTCTGCGGAAGAATGTCCGAAGAGCTCAACGAGATCATTCGAGTTCTTCAATTGACCACGTATGATGAGGATGAATGGGACTCGGACAACTTGACTGTAATGAAGAAGGTGCAAAACGCCATCGAAAGTTCAATGCAAAACGCCCACGACTGGCTCAAG GATCCTAAATCCCTTCATGGCGGGGTCGGAGAAAAATCCGTTCGACGGATCCTGGAGCAGGCCCTGAAAGTGGCGGAGCGGTCTTTGCCCTTAGACTCTGAGCACATGAAGAAGCTTGTAGGCGACATCCAGTGCATGACCGACAGCTTGTGTGAATTGCGGCAGAAAGGAGAGGGAACCACCCCTCAAGCCGAAACGCTGGCCGCAAATATCGAGTCAAGACTGCACGAGCTGGTGGCCACCGTCCAACAGGCCATTAACAG AGTGGAGAAATCGGGCATTCAACAACCGGCGCCAACGGTGTCAGGTCGTTTGGAACAAGCCCGAAGATGGTTGGAACAACCAGCAGTTAATGACCGAGGCCTCGGACAACAAGCTATAGCCTTGGTAGTTGAAGAAGGGTTGAAG ATTGCGGACGTCCTTCCCGCTGGTCACAGAGACGAAGTGGGCGGCCTTTGTCGACGGATTCAAACCGATGCCTACAGTCTGACCATGCTGTGCCAATCTGAGCAGGGCGAGTCTCCACGTGCCGTTGAGTTAGCACGAAGTATCGCAGGCAATTTGAATCGGCTCAAGGATGTCATCCGCAATGCTCTCGTCGATCGAGTGGTGAATGACTTCTTGGATGCGGGCACCCCATTGAAGCAATTCACGGAATGCGTTTTATCGCCTCATCCGGCAGAAGAGACCCGCGATAGGATTTTTGAGGACAAAGCCATTCGATTAACGACCTTCTCCGAGAGAGCCATTCAAACGGCGAAAATGGTGGCCGTGGGAACAAATTCGGGCAATAAGAAAGTGGCCGAGGCTTTGCTGGCTTATGCTGCACAA GTTGATAGTCTGGCCCCTCAATTGGTGAATGCGGGTCGGATCCGAATGACTTACCCGGAGAACAAGGCGGCTGATGAGCACTTTGAGAATTTGAGACATCAATATGCTGAGGCTGTTCATAGGGTCCGTGGACTTTGTGACGAAGCCACTGACTCGTTGGCCTTCATCGAGCAGTCCTTGGAAGCCATGGAGGATCGGACAGCTAAATGTGAGGATGCCGTTCGGTCAGGTCAAGCCTTGAAAATGGTTGAGAACACGTCAGCTTTGGCACGCATGACCAATCGAGTTATACAGGTAGCCAAACAGGAGGCGGAAAACTCCGAGGATCCCCGGTACATTTCTGAATTGCACATTTCAGCCGAGCAACTCCAAGCAC GAATTGCACCCATGGTCCAGTCCGCGAAATCTCTGGCCATGCACATGAATGACGATGCTCTGATCAATGAATGGAGGTCCAACAACCGCAAG CTATTAGATTCTGTGGAAGGTGTAAAAAGTGCTGTGGCGCAATATCCGGCCGATTCACTGCCACCTCCTCTGCCTCCCTATCCGAAGATAGGGGATCTATCGTTATCAG ATACCCAGTCCAAGAGGAGTGCCACGATGCCCGTGGCTAACGGATCCGCCCGCAATCACCGTCCTTCATATCAGAGGTCTCATGGCCAGGAAGACAAGAAAGTGTTCACGGACTCTGAACTGAGCGAGATTTTTCAAATCGATTTCGGCGAAATCTTCGGCTCACCTGATATCACCGTCCCAGACTCGAACTATCGGGGAATCAACTTGCCATCCAAGAATCATAGAG GCACGGATTCGTATCGGAGGACCCAAAAACAGTTGGAGAGCAAGAAGGCTTCTCAGATTTCCTCGTCTTCCACTTCGTCTTCCTTTTCATATTCAAACGCAGCCCTCCCTCCCCCATCCCAATTCGCAAATGGAGGTCACAAACTGGCAAAAAGTGCTTCCAGCGGTCAAATCAAGGTCCCGGTTTTGCCTTCACTCTCGGACCCGGTTCAATTTGGCAAGCCTCCACCTGCTCGGCCTCGCGAGCCTCAACCAAGTCATGATCAAATTGATGCCGATGCGTTGATCGACGAGCTCATGAGAGAGGCGGAGAACGATCCCGGATTAAGGAAAATGAGTGGTCTGGATAAACCGAAACCTCCTGCCCAAGCGCCTATACCCGATAAATACGCCTTTGTGGCCCGCCCATATCGAACGGCCCAAGATATGATCATTCGGGACCACGATTCTACTACCAACCATGACCCTCATCAATTCAACCGCATCTCAAGGTCGTCCGACAAACACCGGTCAAGTCATAATCACAGAAGTGCGACTCAGCGGGATCAACGGATTTCTGAACCTTCGGACTCGTGGAGTCGATCCAAGAGTGCCGATTCTCGCCCTTCTGCCCCTTACTCGGGATTAGCGCGGAAAGATCCAAAATTGTCCAACTTCAAGCGAACGTCGTCCTCTGATAACTTCACTGAGGGTATCATGCATGAGGTGGTAACGGATCAAGACAATCACTCTGTCAAGGATCTCGTGgccatgattgaaaaaaacaccactTCGGAAAGCGTGAATCCTTACATTCGAAAGTGGGGATGTGACCTCATCAGTCCTGAGCCGCACACTAAAACGAAAACTTACCGTCGTGAACGCAGACAAATGCCCGATTATGAGGCTAAAGGCATGTATAATTGGACCTTGGACTCGTCCTATCGATCTGGTGGAATGAACGGCGAACACAAAAACGCAAAGGATTGGGGTGGGTCCTTACACGAGTCCTCTAAACATCACGACAAGCAGTCTCTCTTCGACAATGATTTCCGTTTGAGCGCCCATGTGGCAGATATGGATGACTTGTTGGGCAAGTCTGGTCAAGTCAATGACGGCTATGCAAGTGAGGGCGAGAGATCAGTCCATTGGCCTCCTGAAGATCAACTTAGTACCTCAGACAAACGATCAGCCTCCAAGAAAGCTAGCCAACACTTGTCGGCGTCCAATGGCCACGCCTCCTCCCAACCTCCACCCAAAGCTACGAGTGCCATGGACGAACAAATTGCCTCAATCCAATGCGACTTTGAAGCTGAATTGGACAACATGCTATTGGACACTCAAAAGACTACCCCCTCAAACTACCCACACCATGGAAATGgagtaattttgaaaaacaacctCCGAAACGATATCGCTAGCCGCAAGAACCAGCAATACCAACACTCGCACTCCTCTAGTCggataaacaaaaaaatgaacgcGTCGCTACAAA AATCATCGGCTCGAAAAACCGCGAGTAGTAACAAACGGGATTACTTGTCATCCTCGCACGCTGGAATGCCACCTTTGGCACCCGTCTCAGATGAGGACGGCTCATATCAAGCTCTATCTGTCGTATTTCAGGATATCAAGAAAG ACTCCGGTTCAGCCCCACCGCCTCGCCCTCCGCCTCCTTCAAGCAACCATGGTCATTCCTTCCTGCAAGATCACTCAGGCTATGCCGAGACGACTGATGACGAATCCGAGGATTTGTTCCTGCACGCACCCACGCCCAGTCAAGGACCCATCATG ATGGCGGCGCATGATCTCCATCAAGAGGTGAAACAATGGTCCAGTAAGGACAATGACATCATTGCAGCGGCCAAGAAGATGGCCTTGCTAATGGCCAAGCTATCGCAATTGGTCAATGAAGACACCGGTTCTAAACGGGATCTAATCGCTTGCGCTAAGGCCACAGCTGACGCGTCCGAAGAGGTGACCAGAATCGCCAAAGAGTTGGCCAAAGAATGCACAGACAAGCGCATGCGAACG AGCTTGCTGCAAGTTTGTGAGCGAATCCCAACGATTGCCACGCAATTGAAGATCCTTTCTACGGTCAAGGCTACAATGTTGGGAGCACAAG GAGTCTCTCGTATTG GGACTGAAGAGGACCAAGAAGCTACTGAAATGTTAGTGGGCAATGCGCAAAACCTCATGCAATCCGTGAAACAAACCGTGACCGCTGCTGAAGCGGCTTCCATTAAGATTCGCACGGATGCGGGCATCAAACTGAGATGGGTGCGGAAGCAGCCGTGGTATCAGTACTAA